In the genome of Streptomyces sp. NBC_00433, the window CGCGCGATCTCCGTGGGCGGCCGGGACCGCCGGCCGGCCACGGAGATGCGAACGACAGGCCTCAACTGCGGCCGGGTCCGGTGAAGGCCCGCCGGCAGTGGCCGAGCAGTTCGCGCACCGCGGGGCTGTGCGCGGTCCTCCAGACCAGGGCCAGCACGGCGGGTGCCTCGACGCCGTCGATGGTGCGGGCGGTGAGCAGGCCGCCGTAGCCCGCGGCCATCGACTCGCTGAGGACGGCGACGCCGAGTCCGCGGGCCGCGAGGTGGGCGATGGCGTCCGCCGCGCCGGCTTCCAGGGCGATCGCGGGGTGGAGGCCCTGTGCCGCGCAGGCGTGGTCGAACACCGTGCGCAGACCCGTGCCGGGGGGCATGCACACGATCGGGTGGGCGACGACGTCGCGCAGGGTGACCCGCGGCAGCCCGGCCAGGGGGTGCCCGGCGGGGACCGCCGCGACGAGCCGTTCGCTGATGATCGTCATCGCCTCAAGACCGGCGGGAGCGGCCGTCGCGGTCCCGACGAGGGCCAGGTCGAGAGTGCCGGCCCGTACCCCCTCGGCGAGCCGGTCGGAATTGTCCTCGGCCAGCGAGACGTCCACGCCGGGATGCGCCCGGTGGAATGCGGCGAGGGCGTCGAAAAGCGGTGTGACCGTGCAGCCGACGACCATCCCGACCGCCAGCCGTCCCCTGATCAGGCCGGTCACCTCGCTCACCGCCTGGCCGACCGCCCCGGCCGCTGCGAGCGCGGCGCGGGCGTGTTCGAGCGCCGCCTTCCCGGCCACCGTGAGGGTGGCGGTGCGGGC includes:
- a CDS encoding LysR family transcriptional regulator translates to MDLRQLEYFVAVAEERSFTRAAERVHISQSGVSAQIRQLERELGAELFDRSARTATLTVAGKAALEHARAALAAAGAVGQAVSEVTGLIRGRLAVGMVVGCTVTPLFDALAAFHRAHPGVDVSLAEDNSDRLAEGVRAGTLDLALVGTATAAPAGLEAMTIISERLVAAVPAGHPLAGLPRVTLRDVVAHPIVCMPPGTGLRTVFDHACAAQGLHPAIALEAGAADAIAHLAARGLGVAVLSESMAAGYGGLLTARTIDGVEAPAVLALVWRTAHSPAVRELLGHCRRAFTGPGRS